CTTGGGGGTAATAAAAGGCATGACCCTGCGCGAAGCCCTATCCCAGGTCCCAGACCCCCGGGCCCGCAACCGGCAGTACCCCCTTTGGGGTCTTCTGGCCCTCATCCTGGTGGCTTTCCTTTCCCGCGTGGACTCCCTGAGGGGCGTGGAACGCTTCGCCCGC
The DNA window shown above is from Thermus islandicus DSM 21543 and carries:
- a CDS encoding transposase family protein; its protein translation is MTLREALSQVPDPRARNRQYPLWGLLALILVAFLSRVDSLRGVERFAR